The proteins below are encoded in one region of Bremerella sp. P1:
- a CDS encoding TIGR02452 family protein — protein MSRTKRASIAQETVSIVANGSYELADSRTVDVTEEIRHSISKTKLIRPDEFDSLVVPDSNDLVTQFEVRNETTLYAAERHVVERQHDNVLCLNFASAKNPGGGYLGGSQAQEESLARSSALAKTLESKWEYYEVHRSCGTSIYTDHMILSPDVPVFRDDGGSLLDDPYLLSIVTSPAVNAGAVMKNEPHRAAEIETAMTTRIDKVLKLAAAKSYQHLILGAWGCGVFRNEPAMIARLFAEALTSGGRYENRFASVTFAVLDRAEEEKIVGPFRARFP, from the coding sequence ATGAGCCGAACGAAACGTGCCAGCATCGCTCAGGAGACAGTTAGCATCGTCGCTAACGGCAGCTATGAGTTGGCAGATAGTCGCACGGTCGACGTAACAGAAGAAATTCGCCATTCGATATCGAAAACCAAACTGATTCGTCCGGATGAGTTCGACTCCTTGGTGGTACCCGATTCAAACGATCTGGTTACCCAGTTTGAAGTTCGCAACGAAACGACCCTATACGCTGCCGAGCGACACGTAGTGGAGAGACAGCACGACAATGTTCTGTGTCTCAACTTTGCTTCGGCCAAGAATCCTGGTGGCGGATACCTGGGTGGCAGTCAGGCACAAGAGGAAAGTCTGGCGCGAAGCTCCGCACTTGCGAAAACACTTGAATCGAAGTGGGAATACTACGAAGTCCATCGCTCGTGCGGTACATCGATTTACACGGATCATATGATCCTTAGTCCGGACGTGCCGGTGTTTCGGGACGATGGTGGATCGCTGTTAGATGATCCTTACCTGCTGAGCATTGTGACATCGCCCGCGGTGAACGCAGGTGCCGTGATGAAGAACGAACCACATCGGGCCGCGGAAATCGAAACAGCTATGACTACGAGAATCGACAAGGTCTTAAAGCTGGCAGCTGCCAAGAGCTACCAGCACCTGATACTCGGTGCCTGGGGATGCGGCGTGTTTCGCAATGAGCCAGCAATGATTGCTCGATTGTTTGCAGAAGCCCTGACAAGTGGTGGAAGGTACGAAAATCGATTTGCATCGGTTACGTTTGCCGTTCTCGATCGTGCGGAAGAAGAAAAGATAGTCGGGCCATTTCGAGCCCGCTTTCCATAA
- a CDS encoding nicotinate phosphoribosyltransferase, giving the protein MLKQLYQPPLALLTDLYQLTMAYGYWKLGRADQEAVFHLFFRKPPFKGGYAITAGLQQAVDYLEAYRFDDSDVTYLAELTGNDGQPLFEQAFLDELRDLKLTVDVDAMPEGTVTFGQEPMLRVKGPILQCQLLETPLLNMINFQTLIATKASRIRAAAGEDPVLEFGLRRAQGIDGALSASRAAYIGGCAATSNVLAGKLYGIPVKGTHAHSWVMSFDSELESFERYAEVMPNNCVFLVDTYDTLEGVRQACQVGKKLRERGHEMVGIRLDSGDLAYLSIEARKILDDAGFPKATIVASNDLDEHIMENLKNQGAQIAVWGVGTKLATAFDQPALGGVYKLAAMQLEDGSWEPKVKLSEQAIKTSIPGMLQVRRYQSEQGLIGDMIYDEIRGIDPREIIVDSKDTTRRKRLSKHAESNDLLVPTMRNGVRVGEMEPLEDIRARALEQLQLVHPTIRRFMNPHEYPVGLDIGLHDVRDRMIHEKRGPQLGD; this is encoded by the coding sequence ATGCTCAAGCAACTTTATCAGCCACCGTTGGCGCTTCTGACTGACCTTTACCAGCTGACGATGGCCTACGGCTATTGGAAGTTAGGTCGTGCGGATCAGGAGGCCGTGTTTCATCTCTTCTTTCGCAAGCCACCTTTTAAGGGTGGTTATGCGATTACGGCGGGACTGCAACAAGCGGTCGACTATCTCGAGGCATATCGCTTTGATGACTCGGACGTTACCTATCTTGCCGAGTTAACAGGGAATGATGGCCAGCCGCTCTTCGAACAGGCATTCCTGGATGAACTGCGTGATTTGAAACTCACCGTTGATGTCGATGCGATGCCTGAAGGAACGGTGACGTTCGGCCAAGAACCAATGCTCCGTGTGAAGGGGCCGATTCTTCAGTGCCAACTGCTGGAAACGCCCTTGTTGAACATGATCAACTTTCAGACGCTGATCGCGACGAAGGCATCGAGGATCCGGGCTGCAGCGGGTGAAGATCCGGTACTGGAATTTGGCCTGCGGAGGGCGCAGGGAATCGATGGTGCCCTTTCGGCAAGCCGTGCCGCGTACATAGGTGGGTGTGCGGCGACGTCGAATGTCTTGGCAGGCAAGCTGTATGGTATCCCCGTCAAGGGAACGCACGCCCATAGCTGGGTGATGTCGTTTGATAGCGAACTTGAATCGTTTGAGCGATACGCAGAGGTCATGCCTAACAACTGTGTCTTTTTGGTGGATACGTATGATACGCTCGAAGGCGTCCGTCAGGCGTGCCAGGTAGGAAAGAAGCTCCGCGAGCGTGGCCATGAGATGGTAGGGATTCGGCTCGACTCAGGTGACTTGGCATACCTCAGCATCGAGGCCCGAAAGATTCTTGATGATGCAGGTTTTCCGAAGGCCACAATCGTCGCGTCGAATGACCTCGACGAACACATCATGGAAAACTTGAAGAACCAAGGTGCTCAAATTGCCGTGTGGGGCGTGGGAACCAAGCTGGCGACCGCGTTCGATCAACCAGCACTTGGTGGTGTTTATAAGCTGGCCGCTATGCAGCTCGAAGATGGCAGCTGGGAGCCGAAGGTGAAGCTTTCGGAACAAGCGATCAAAACCTCGATTCCCGGCATGCTGCAGGTCCGCCGATATCAAAGCGAACAAGGGCTGATCGGCGATATGATTTACGACGAAATACGCGGCATCGATCCGCGAGAGATCATCGTCGACAGCAAAGACACTACGCGAAGAAAACGGCTCAGCAAGCATGCTGAGTCGAACGACCTACTGGTCCCGACGATGCGTAACGGCGTACGCGTGGGCGAAATGGAGCCACTCGAAGACATTCGTGCCCGAGCTCTCGAACAGTTGCAATTGGTTCATCCGACGATCCGTCGGTTCATGAACCCACACGAGTATCCTGTGGGACTCGACATTGGACTGCACGACGTGCGAGATCGCATGATCCACGAAAAGCGTGGGCCACAGTTGGGTGATTAA
- the astD gene encoding succinylglutamate-semialdehyde dehydrogenase — MNYIDGNWQQGSGDPFVSENPVTGEQLWQGNAATLDEVRRAFNAAAESQVSWRNRSWEERAEVLRRFAELADKHSNSLAKAISNEVGKAFWDATTEAKAVAAKCAITIEAYQHLRDDTQVSTNTLKGRVIYRPLGVVGVIGPFNFPAHIANGQIVPALLAGNSVVFKPSELTPHVAQVMVELWEKAGLPSGVLNLVQGGIPTSQAILAEPHLRGLFFTGSRATGIKLREALTTRLEVLLALELGGNNPLVVHQVENIDDAVDKVVKSAFLTSGQRCTCARRLIVTGDARPLLDRLAEKTREVTVGPPSDQPEPFMGSLIHANAVEDVIKFQAELTNHGAVPLIPAERMSLGPAFVSPGIVDVTACAARRDEEVFGPLLQVIRVPDLDAAIREANDTQYGLAAGILCGERADFDRFRNQVTAGLINWNLPTTGASGRLPFGGIGQSGNYRPAGYHAINFCHTPIAEVEAVQEGAETK, encoded by the coding sequence ATGAATTACATCGATGGAAACTGGCAACAAGGCTCCGGTGATCCCTTTGTCAGCGAGAACCCCGTCACCGGCGAACAACTCTGGCAGGGAAATGCGGCCACGCTCGATGAAGTACGTCGCGCTTTCAATGCGGCGGCAGAATCGCAAGTAAGCTGGCGCAATCGATCCTGGGAAGAACGTGCCGAAGTGCTTCGTCGTTTTGCTGAACTTGCCGATAAGCATTCCAATTCGCTCGCGAAGGCGATCTCGAACGAAGTTGGCAAGGCGTTCTGGGATGCCACGACCGAAGCGAAAGCAGTTGCTGCCAAATGCGCGATTACGATTGAAGCGTATCAGCACCTTCGTGATGACACTCAAGTGAGTACGAACACTCTCAAGGGGCGCGTCATTTACCGACCGCTTGGTGTCGTGGGAGTGATCGGTCCCTTTAATTTTCCTGCTCATATCGCCAACGGTCAGATCGTACCTGCACTGTTGGCTGGCAATAGTGTGGTTTTCAAACCGAGCGAGCTAACCCCACACGTCGCGCAGGTGATGGTCGAGCTATGGGAAAAGGCTGGCTTACCATCAGGTGTTTTGAATCTTGTGCAAGGGGGCATCCCCACCAGTCAGGCTATCTTAGCCGAGCCGCATCTCCGAGGACTGTTCTTCACCGGTAGTCGCGCCACGGGCATCAAACTACGGGAAGCCCTAACCACGCGTCTTGAGGTTCTGTTGGCCTTGGAACTAGGAGGCAACAATCCCCTCGTCGTCCACCAAGTGGAGAACATTGACGACGCCGTGGACAAAGTAGTCAAGTCCGCGTTTCTTACCTCAGGGCAGCGCTGCACCTGTGCGCGAAGGCTCATCGTTACTGGTGACGCACGGCCGTTGTTAGACCGACTCGCTGAAAAGACGCGTGAGGTGACCGTCGGACCTCCGAGTGATCAACCCGAACCATTCATGGGATCCTTGATCCATGCGAATGCTGTTGAGGATGTCATCAAGTTTCAAGCCGAGTTGACAAATCATGGAGCGGTTCCACTTATTCCAGCGGAGCGGATGTCACTCGGACCCGCTTTCGTCAGCCCGGGGATCGTGGACGTCACGGCCTGTGCAGCGCGACGGGATGAAGAAGTGTTTGGACCACTTTTACAAGTCATACGGGTCCCTGACCTGGATGCGGCGATTCGTGAGGCGAACGATACCCAGTATGGGCTCGCTGCCGGGATCTTGTGCGGTGAGCGGGCGGACTTCGATCGATTCCGCAATCAGGTAACCGCCGGATTAATTAACTGGAATTTACCCACAACCGGCGCAAGCGGACGACTCCCCTTTGGGGGAATCGGGCAGAGTGGCAACTATCGCCCGGCTGGCTATCACGCAATTAACTTTTGCCATACTCCGATTGCTGAGGTCGAGGCTGTCCAGGAAGGAGCCGAGACAAAGTGA
- the pncA gene encoding bifunctional nicotinamidase/pyrazinamidase — protein sequence MKALLLIDIQNDFLPGGALAVNEGDLVVPVANRLMGQFPLTVATQDWHPVNHRSFASQHPQRNIGEVIDLDGLQQVLWPDHCVQGSHGAKLAPGLNLQGIDHVIQKGTDVEIDSYSGFFDNDHRKSTGLGTLLRDQGVQEVHLVGLATDYCVKFTALDAVSLGFETSVILEGIRGVELTSGDCARAVDEMLSAGVEVI from the coding sequence ATGAAAGCCTTACTGCTGATCGACATACAAAACGACTTTCTCCCAGGAGGAGCGTTGGCGGTTAACGAGGGGGATCTGGTTGTGCCCGTTGCGAATCGACTGATGGGTCAATTTCCGTTGACAGTCGCAACTCAGGACTGGCATCCGGTTAATCACCGCTCTTTTGCCAGCCAACACCCGCAACGGAATATCGGCGAGGTCATCGACTTGGATGGACTACAGCAAGTGCTATGGCCTGACCACTGCGTACAAGGAAGCCACGGAGCAAAACTAGCGCCAGGTCTGAACCTGCAAGGGATCGATCACGTCATTCAAAAAGGGACCGACGTTGAAATCGATAGCTATAGCGGCTTCTTCGATAACGATCATCGTAAGTCAACAGGACTTGGAACACTGCTTCGCGATCAGGGAGTACAGGAGGTCCACTTGGTAGGCCTGGCAACAGACTATTGCGTGAAGTTTACGGCGCTTGATGCCGTATCACTAGGTTTCGAGACTTCCGTCATCCTAGAGGGTATTCGTGGCGTTGAATTAACGTCGGGTGATTGTGCGAGAGCGGTCGACGAGATGCTTTCGGCAGGGGTTGAGGTTATCTAA
- a CDS encoding pyridoxal phosphate-dependent aminotransferase produces MVNLAATMENVIHLSIGQPDFPCPKHIVDAYIHALQEGKTGYTMDAGLPELLKELASYYSARTGREITEDNILVTTGATEAMYLSISVTAAPGRQFLIPDPCFPLYAPLVRMHGGEVKSIPTRAEHGHQLDPQEVIDAIGPRTFAIILNSPSNPTGTVYPPETIEAIVQEAAYQGVKVISDEVYDHLLLDDLEYASVLGHASDLDHVMIASSFSKTFSMAGLRIGWVISSQGTIKMLRRYHMFTTTVANTPSQWAGIAALRGGNACIDEMVKEYRRRRDRIVQLVSEAPHMTGYWPQGGFFIFPSLPPHTNASNVALRMLEEIGVCVVPGEAFGESCTNSLRISYSTSIEKIEEAFERMIPWLAKQDL; encoded by the coding sequence ATGGTGAATCTCGCCGCGACGATGGAAAACGTTATCCATCTTTCGATTGGTCAGCCTGACTTTCCCTGTCCCAAGCATATCGTCGACGCTTACATTCACGCCCTGCAGGAGGGCAAGACCGGCTATACGATGGATGCTGGTTTGCCAGAACTGTTGAAAGAGTTGGCCAGCTACTACAGTGCGCGTACTGGACGCGAGATCACCGAAGACAACATCCTGGTTACGACTGGGGCAACGGAAGCGATGTATCTATCGATTAGCGTGACGGCAGCACCTGGTCGGCAGTTTCTGATTCCTGACCCTTGTTTTCCGCTGTACGCTCCATTGGTTCGCATGCATGGAGGGGAAGTTAAATCGATTCCGACACGCGCGGAACATGGACATCAACTTGACCCCCAAGAAGTGATCGATGCGATTGGTCCTCGCACGTTCGCAATCATCTTGAACTCGCCCAGCAATCCCACCGGCACCGTTTACCCGCCGGAAACGATCGAAGCAATCGTCCAGGAAGCAGCGTATCAGGGTGTCAAAGTCATCAGCGACGAGGTCTACGATCACCTGCTACTAGACGACCTCGAATACGCCAGTGTGCTAGGGCATGCGTCTGACCTGGACCACGTGATGATCGCCAGTAGTTTTTCCAAAACGTTCTCGATGGCCGGACTCCGAATCGGCTGGGTAATCTCCAGCCAGGGAACCATCAAGATGCTGCGGCGGTATCACATGTTCACGACGACCGTTGCCAACACACCATCACAATGGGCAGGCATAGCTGCTCTGCGGGGTGGAAATGCGTGTATTGACGAGATGGTGAAAGAATACCGCCGTCGTCGCGATCGTATCGTGCAACTCGTCAGCGAAGCGCCCCATATGACAGGCTATTGGCCGCAAGGTGGTTTCTTTATCTTCCCTTCGCTACCGCCACACACCAATGCCAGCAACGTCGCTCTACGAATGTTAGAAGAGATCGGTGTCTGCGTCGTGCCGGGTGAAGCGTTCGGCGAGAGTTGTACCAATTCACTTCGAATTAGTTACTCGACGTCGATCGAGAAGATAGAAGAAGCATTTGAACGGATGATTCCATGGCTGGCCAAGCAAGACTTATAG
- the astB gene encoding N-succinylarginine dihydrolase gives MTTYEVNFDGLIGPTHHYGGLSHGNLASVGHRHAISSPRSAALQGLAKMMRVADLGIPQAFLPPQRRPDLAFLEVQGFSGSPAERISATGQQRPDLLSIAYSASAMWTANAATVSPSSDCEDGRVHFTPANLQTMPHRALEARQTTKTLRTIFHDKNHFVVHEPVTAGVETSDEGAANHTRLCRSYGGPGVEIFVYGREQDDHHQTQRFPVRQTRAASEAIATSHMLNPQRCVFARQHPDAIDAGVFHNDVISVGNQSFHLVHEFAFADQDRVLAEISDTFGPGLQQIVVTDQELSLPDAVQSYFFNSQLITTGSNQMLLLCPIECSENAAANRLVASLLKADNPIYDCQFVDLRESMQNGGGPACLRLRVVLTEEERAVLPPSVFITQRQYRQLCDWVKRHYRSQLTVDDLADPRLIDEVAIAMQELDEMLGF, from the coding sequence GTGACCACCTACGAAGTGAATTTTGATGGGCTCATTGGGCCGACGCATCACTACGGTGGGCTTTCCCACGGAAATCTGGCATCGGTCGGGCATCGACATGCTATTTCCTCACCACGTAGTGCAGCACTTCAGGGGCTAGCGAAAATGATGCGTGTGGCCGACTTGGGGATCCCACAAGCATTTCTTCCCCCACAACGTCGCCCCGATCTCGCGTTTCTGGAAGTACAAGGATTCTCGGGTTCGCCGGCCGAGCGGATTTCTGCAACTGGGCAGCAGCGACCGGACCTGCTCAGCATTGCTTACAGTGCTTCAGCCATGTGGACGGCCAATGCAGCAACCGTTTCTCCCAGCAGCGATTGTGAAGATGGCCGGGTTCACTTCACGCCAGCCAACTTGCAGACGATGCCGCATCGAGCGTTGGAAGCACGGCAGACAACCAAGACACTTAGAACGATCTTTCACGACAAAAATCATTTTGTCGTTCACGAACCGGTGACTGCGGGGGTCGAAACAAGCGACGAAGGGGCCGCCAATCATACCAGGCTTTGCCGCAGCTACGGCGGTCCCGGGGTCGAGATATTTGTTTATGGTCGCGAGCAAGACGATCACCACCAAACCCAGCGATTTCCGGTCCGTCAAACGCGAGCGGCATCAGAAGCGATCGCCACTTCGCACATGCTCAATCCCCAACGTTGCGTCTTCGCGCGGCAACATCCAGACGCGATCGACGCTGGCGTGTTTCATAACGACGTGATCTCCGTCGGAAATCAATCGTTTCATCTCGTTCATGAGTTCGCGTTTGCCGATCAAGATCGCGTTTTAGCTGAGATTTCGGACACTTTTGGACCTGGGCTACAGCAAATTGTGGTGACCGATCAGGAACTATCTTTGCCCGATGCTGTTCAAAGCTATTTCTTCAACAGTCAACTCATCACCACTGGTTCCAATCAGATGCTGTTGCTCTGCCCCATTGAATGTTCGGAGAACGCAGCCGCGAATCGATTAGTCGCCAGCCTGCTGAAAGCTGACAACCCAATCTACGATTGCCAATTCGTCGATCTTCGCGAAAGTATGCAGAATGGTGGAGGCCCCGCCTGCTTGCGTCTGCGGGTCGTTCTCACCGAAGAAGAGCGGGCGGTATTGCCCCCTTCGGTGTTCATTACCCAGAGGCAATACCGCCAGCTATGTGATTGGGTGAAGCGGCACTATCGCTCACAGCTTACCGTGGACGACCTTGCCGATCCACGCTTGATCGACGAAGTCGCCATCGCCATGCAGGAACTCGACGAGATGCTTGGCTTCTAA
- a CDS encoding RNA 2'-phosphotransferase: MNAEKLKRISKKMSYILRHQPDSVGLTLAPGGWVAIDDLLGALKISKEVLDEVVFTNDKQRFEYSEDAMQIRARQGHSTQVDLQYEAATPPDLLFHGTATRFLESIFEKGLIKGQRHHVHLSINRETMIAVGRRHGKPVVLEVNAQQMVADGYQFFVTGNHVWLTDHVPPQYLRELT; the protein is encoded by the coding sequence GTGAATGCGGAAAAGCTAAAAAGAATCAGTAAGAAAATGAGTTATATCCTGCGGCATCAGCCAGACTCAGTAGGGCTGACGCTGGCACCAGGGGGCTGGGTCGCCATCGATGACCTACTCGGCGCTTTGAAGATCTCAAAAGAAGTGTTGGATGAAGTTGTCTTCACCAACGACAAGCAGCGATTCGAGTATTCAGAAGATGCGATGCAGATTCGGGCGAGACAAGGTCATTCGACACAGGTAGACCTGCAATACGAAGCCGCAACGCCCCCAGACTTGTTGTTTCATGGGACGGCGACACGGTTTCTCGAGTCGATCTTTGAGAAAGGTTTGATCAAAGGCCAGCGGCATCACGTCCACCTCTCGATCAATCGTGAGACGATGATCGCGGTGGGACGTCGTCATGGAAAGCCTGTCGTACTGGAAGTGAACGCGCAGCAAATGGTGGCTGATGGCTATCAGTTCTTTGTGACCGGAAACCATGTCTGGCTGACCGATCACGTTCCGCCGCAGTATCTGCGGGAGCTGACTTAG
- a CDS encoding NADAR family protein, which produces MMAIEFYSTKSKYGEFSNFAAFGFRIDGHWYRTSEHYFQAMKFEDEDYQEKIRETKSPMIAARLGRSRKVKIRDDWEEVKVDVMRTAVRAKIHEHDELQELLLGTGEEPLIEAAARDYFWGVGKDGTGQNWLGKILMEVRSELREKIET; this is translated from the coding sequence ATGATGGCGATCGAATTTTATTCCACGAAAAGCAAGTACGGCGAGTTCTCTAACTTTGCGGCCTTTGGATTTCGTATCGACGGACATTGGTACCGCACCAGCGAGCATTACTTCCAGGCGATGAAATTCGAGGACGAAGATTACCAAGAGAAGATTCGCGAGACGAAGAGTCCGATGATTGCAGCGAGGCTCGGACGTAGCCGAAAAGTCAAGATTCGAGACGACTGGGAAGAGGTCAAGGTCGATGTTATGCGGACGGCTGTCCGTGCCAAGATTCATGAACACGACGAGTTGCAAGAGCTTCTGCTGGGAACAGGCGAAGAGCCATTGATTGAAGCTGCAGCGCGAGATTACTTCTGGGGCGTTGGCAAAGATGGCACCGGTCAGAACTGGTTGGGGAAGATATTGATGGAAGTTCGCAGTGAACTCCGAGAAAAGATTGAAACGTGA
- a CDS encoding amidase, whose protein sequence is MSHQATHIADMTAGEMTAGFATGEFTPIEATKACLDRIHKYNDKVNAYNILNEELTMEAAQRSTERWRVGTPLGPIDGVPVAVKDIFMTKGWPNRKGSTLTSEEPLQVDAPAIAALRRNGFVPLGRTTTPEFGWKGVTDNPLDGVTSNPWDPTKVSGGSSGGSGAAVPLGMGPLALGTDAGGSIRIPAGFCGVVGHKPTHGLCPMWPPSAFYPLAHVGPMTWTVADTALLLDVLAEPDPRDVTLPNCPISFRDVLEHVDLSGVRIALSPALGYVDVEPEVHAAVVATADAFEEGGAVIETCDPGFSDPLESFNRLFYGGAANALRDIGPDDRAKMDPNLIKVAEWASKLSLLEFMEASNERADITEKMSLFHQKYDLLLTPTLPIPAFDAGLEVPKDWPHDRWPTWTPFTYPFNMTGQPAISVPCGFTSSGLPIGLQIVGPRHADALVLQAAHYYQQARPLTSIRPEMLG, encoded by the coding sequence ATGTCTCACCAGGCGACCCATATCGCGGATATGACTGCAGGAGAAATGACCGCTGGTTTCGCGACCGGCGAATTCACGCCAATAGAAGCGACGAAGGCGTGCCTAGACCGAATCCACAAGTACAACGACAAGGTGAACGCCTACAACATTCTCAATGAAGAACTCACGATGGAAGCGGCCCAGCGTTCCACCGAGCGTTGGCGAGTAGGGACGCCTCTGGGGCCTATCGATGGCGTACCGGTCGCGGTGAAAGATATTTTCATGACCAAGGGTTGGCCTAATCGAAAAGGATCAACTCTTACATCGGAAGAACCACTGCAGGTCGATGCTCCAGCGATTGCAGCGCTGCGGCGTAATGGTTTTGTTCCGCTGGGAAGAACGACAACGCCGGAATTTGGTTGGAAAGGGGTCACCGACAATCCGCTGGATGGCGTTACGTCCAATCCGTGGGACCCCACCAAGGTTTCCGGCGGGTCGAGCGGCGGTAGCGGTGCTGCGGTTCCACTAGGCATGGGACCACTAGCGCTGGGAACCGATGCAGGTGGTTCGATACGCATTCCAGCAGGTTTCTGCGGAGTTGTAGGGCACAAGCCAACCCACGGATTATGCCCGATGTGGCCTCCGAGCGCGTTCTACCCACTCGCTCATGTTGGTCCCATGACATGGACGGTGGCGGATACGGCGCTCTTGCTGGATGTCTTGGCAGAACCTGATCCTCGGGACGTGACTTTGCCCAACTGTCCAATATCCTTCCGTGATGTTTTAGAACATGTTGACCTGAGTGGGGTCCGCATCGCGCTGAGCCCGGCGCTCGGTTACGTCGACGTCGAACCAGAGGTACATGCGGCAGTCGTGGCGACCGCAGATGCGTTTGAAGAAGGGGGCGCAGTTATCGAAACGTGTGATCCAGGCTTCTCAGATCCACTCGAGTCGTTCAATCGTCTCTTTTATGGTGGTGCCGCGAACGCGCTTCGGGATATCGGCCCGGACGATCGGGCCAAGATGGATCCCAATCTGATCAAAGTTGCTGAGTGGGCCAGCAAGTTGTCATTGTTGGAGTTTATGGAAGCTTCGAACGAGCGAGCCGATATTACCGAGAAGATGAGTCTCTTTCATCAGAAGTACGACTTGCTTCTCACGCCTACGCTGCCGATACCGGCTTTTGATGCTGGGCTGGAGGTTCCGAAGGATTGGCCGCACGATCGATGGCCAACATGGACCCCGTTCACGTATCCGTTCAATATGACGGGGCAACCCGCCATTTCGGTACCTTGTGGCTTTACCTCAAGCGGTCTACCGATTGGCTTGCAGATTGTCGGCCCCAGACATGCGGACGCGTTGGTGCTTCAGGCTGCTCACTACTATCAGCAGGCTCGTCCCCTTACGTCCATTCGGCCAGAAATGCTTGGTTAG
- a CDS encoding NUDIX hydrolase, protein MRNKLSKKFQYEYPRAALTVDIVVFALDEEDLKVMLIQRDLKPFQGQWALPGGFVHVDETLDAAARRELQEETGLKDIFLEQLFTFGDLDRDPRERVVTVAYYALVNLEGHNVQASTDARNAAWFSLSELPELAFDHAEILKAAHERLRGKVRYQPIGFELLPEKFTLRQLQHMYEVILDRELDKRNFRKKVLGMEIVQETDEIEKDVAHRAARLYRFDQKAYERLTKQGFHFEI, encoded by the coding sequence ATGCGAAACAAATTGTCAAAGAAGTTCCAATACGAATACCCGCGGGCCGCATTAACGGTAGATATCGTCGTGTTTGCACTCGACGAAGAAGACCTGAAGGTCATGCTCATTCAACGTGATTTGAAACCGTTTCAAGGGCAATGGGCGTTGCCAGGCGGATTCGTTCATGTGGACGAAACCCTGGATGCTGCCGCAAGGCGTGAGCTTCAAGAAGAAACAGGGCTGAAGGATATCTTCCTCGAGCAGCTATTTACCTTTGGAGACCTGGATCGCGACCCACGCGAGCGCGTCGTGACGGTCGCGTATTACGCCTTGGTCAATTTAGAAGGTCACAACGTCCAGGCCAGTACCGATGCGAGAAACGCTGCTTGGTTTTCGCTGAGTGAACTTCCCGAACTCGCGTTTGATCACGCGGAGATTCTGAAAGCCGCTCACGAACGATTGCGGGGCAAGGTGCGGTATCAGCCAATCGGATTTGAATTATTGCCAGAGAAGTTCACCCTGCGTCAACTTCAGCATATGTACGAGGTCATCCTGGATCGAGAGTTGGATAAGCGCAACTTTCGTAAGAAGGTGCTCGGGATGGAGATTGTCCAAGAAACCGATGAAATCGAAAAAGATGTCGCGCACCGCGCTGCTCGACTCTATCGATTCGACCAAAAGGCATACGAACGATTGACCAAGCAAGGATTTCACTTCGAGATTTGA